One genomic segment of Eriocheir sinensis breed Jianghai 21 chromosome 66, ASM2467909v1, whole genome shotgun sequence includes these proteins:
- the LOC126987795 gene encoding anionic trypsin-2-like, translated as MFVFAMKLSTLVILLAGAAVAAAVGRTPRIAGGQEANRGQFPWLVSLRLTNTETTWHLCGGVLINSQWVLIAAHCLDHEKPEWLAVVSGEHRTDVHEGSEQLRTVDYFIQHPDYIYYQKPYVNDVGLVHVSSPFIQDAYTQATPLGNFDSLPEYCTEAGWGRPSDSTGESSVLKYVDVPILPSYYCENAYSSPKDPDSLCAGFLQGGAGFCTGDNGGGLRCWDGVNGRYVVSGLLSWRTGCAEPNKPGVYMNVAHYLDWISWVIA; from the exons ATGTTTGTGTTCGCCATGAAGCTCTCAACGTTGGTCATACTGC TGGCAGgggcggcggtggcagcggcGGTTGGGCGTACTCCCAGGATAGCCGGGGGTCAGGAAGCCAACAGAG GTCAGTTTCCGTGGCTGGTGTCCCTGCGGCTGACCAACACGGAGACCACGTGGCACCTCTGCGGCGGCGTGCTGATCAACTCACAGTGGGTGCTCATCGCCGCCCACTGCCTCGACCATGAGAAGCCCGAGTGGCTGGCCGTGGTCAGCGGGGAACATCGGACGGACGTGCACGAAGGATCGGAGCAGCTTCGCACTGTTGACTATTTCATCCAGCACCCTGACTATATCTA CTACCAGAAGCCGTACGTCAACGATGTGGGTCTGGTGCATGTCTCGAGCCCCTTCATCCAGGACGCCTACACGCAGGCAACGCCCCTCGGCAACTTCGATTCCCTCCCAG AGTATTGCACCGAGGCTGGCTGGGGGCGGCCGAGCGATAGCACCGGCGAGTCTAGTGTGCTAAAGTACGTTGATGTCCCTATTCTGCCTTCCTATTACTGCGAGAACGCCTATTCGTCACCCAAGGACCCCGACAGCTTGTGCGCCGGTTTCCTGCAAGGTGGCGCCGGCTTCTGTACG GGGGACAACGGCGGGGGTCTGCGGTGCTGGGACGGTGTGAACGGCCGATACGTGGTAAGCGGCCTCCTGTCGTGGCGGACGGGCTGCGCTGAACCCAACAAGCCCGGGGTCTACATGAACGTGGCGCATTACTTGGACTGGATCTCGTGGGTCATCGCATGA
- the LOC126987796 gene encoding c-Myc-binding protein homolog isoform X3: protein MERASGMKSMDSEREKFRTYIEKTGVMSALTDALVQLYEEQERPSDALGHIKKTLGSVTPSIQHCHMLEETIKEQEAIIENQHIQISELTAEVKNLRELLPHLENRGSEAGAGAVPPPATTAPSRPSNETPRNSS from the exons ATGGAGAGAGCGAGTGGCATGAAG AGCATGGATTCCGAACGTGAGAAGTTCCGCACCTACATAGAGAAGACTGGGGTGATGTCTGCCCTGACGGACGCTCTGGTGCAGCTGTACGAGGAGCAAGAACGGCCATCTGATGCCCTGGGTCACATTAAAAAAACTCTGGGTTCCGTGACTCCCTCCATCCAGCACTGCCATATGTTGGAGGAGACG ATCAAGGAGCAGGAAGCCATCATTGAGAACCAGCACATCCAGATCAGTGAGCTCACAGCGGAGGTGAAGAACCTGCGTGAACTCCTGCCACATTTGGAGAACCGAGGGTCtgaggcaggagcaggagcagttCCACCACCAGCAACCACAGCTCCTTCTAGACCCTCTAATGAAACTCCCCGCAACTCTTCTTGA
- the LOC126987796 gene encoding c-Myc-binding protein homolog isoform X1, which yields MDKVHTPVRGGGGAGHEEGAAAGEASMDSEREKFRTYIEKTGVMSALTDALVQLYEEQERPSDALGHIKKTLGSVTPSIQHCHMLEETIKEQEAIIENQHIQISELTAEVKNLRELLPHLENRGSEAGAGAVPPPATTAPSRPSNETPRNSS from the exons ATGGACAAGGTGCACACGCCTGTCCGGGGCGGGGGCGGCGCGGGGCACGAGGAGGGGGCAGCAGCGGGCGAGGCG AGCATGGATTCCGAACGTGAGAAGTTCCGCACCTACATAGAGAAGACTGGGGTGATGTCTGCCCTGACGGACGCTCTGGTGCAGCTGTACGAGGAGCAAGAACGGCCATCTGATGCCCTGGGTCACATTAAAAAAACTCTGGGTTCCGTGACTCCCTCCATCCAGCACTGCCATATGTTGGAGGAGACG ATCAAGGAGCAGGAAGCCATCATTGAGAACCAGCACATCCAGATCAGTGAGCTCACAGCGGAGGTGAAGAACCTGCGTGAACTCCTGCCACATTTGGAGAACCGAGGGTCtgaggcaggagcaggagcagttCCACCACCAGCAACCACAGCTCCTTCTAGACCCTCTAATGAAACTCCCCGCAACTCTTCTTGA
- the LOC126987796 gene encoding c-Myc-binding protein homolog isoform X4 gives MDKSMDSEREKFRTYIEKTGVMSALTDALVQLYEEQERPSDALGHIKKTLGSVTPSIQHCHMLEETIKEQEAIIENQHIQISELTAEVKNLRELLPHLENRGSEAGAGAVPPPATTAPSRPSNETPRNSS, from the exons ATGGACAAG AGCATGGATTCCGAACGTGAGAAGTTCCGCACCTACATAGAGAAGACTGGGGTGATGTCTGCCCTGACGGACGCTCTGGTGCAGCTGTACGAGGAGCAAGAACGGCCATCTGATGCCCTGGGTCACATTAAAAAAACTCTGGGTTCCGTGACTCCCTCCATCCAGCACTGCCATATGTTGGAGGAGACG ATCAAGGAGCAGGAAGCCATCATTGAGAACCAGCACATCCAGATCAGTGAGCTCACAGCGGAGGTGAAGAACCTGCGTGAACTCCTGCCACATTTGGAGAACCGAGGGTCtgaggcaggagcaggagcagttCCACCACCAGCAACCACAGCTCCTTCTAGACCCTCTAATGAAACTCCCCGCAACTCTTCTTGA
- the LOC126987796 gene encoding c-Myc-binding protein homolog isoform X2, which produces MSIEVMCNFSICPQLYQSMDSEREKFRTYIEKTGVMSALTDALVQLYEEQERPSDALGHIKKTLGSVTPSIQHCHMLEETIKEQEAIIENQHIQISELTAEVKNLRELLPHLENRGSEAGAGAVPPPATTAPSRPSNETPRNSS; this is translated from the exons atgagcatcgAGGTCATGTGCAACttcagcatatgcccccaactttaccaa AGCATGGATTCCGAACGTGAGAAGTTCCGCACCTACATAGAGAAGACTGGGGTGATGTCTGCCCTGACGGACGCTCTGGTGCAGCTGTACGAGGAGCAAGAACGGCCATCTGATGCCCTGGGTCACATTAAAAAAACTCTGGGTTCCGTGACTCCCTCCATCCAGCACTGCCATATGTTGGAGGAGACG ATCAAGGAGCAGGAAGCCATCATTGAGAACCAGCACATCCAGATCAGTGAGCTCACAGCGGAGGTGAAGAACCTGCGTGAACTCCTGCCACATTTGGAGAACCGAGGGTCtgaggcaggagcaggagcagttCCACCACCAGCAACCACAGCTCCTTCTAGACCCTCTAATGAAACTCCCCGCAACTCTTCTTGA